In one Plasmodium falciparum 3D7 genome assembly, chromosome: 14 genomic region, the following are encoded:
- a CDS encoding tRNA-dihydrouridine synthase, putative: MNNQYYDCYVEKKEYEKSFWESLGKPKYISAPMVDLSELPFRLLCRKYNCDLTFTPMLHSKNFVEHEKYRKGYFKSCDMDKPVIAQFCGNDSKILLEAINFIKDDVNAVDINLGCPQQIAKKGNYGAFLLHKHDEVVNLISDITNNCVIPITCKIRKIDNDYQKTLNLCYDLQSRGIKMITVHGRTKEEKGINIKQCDYEIIRIIKERLNIPIIANGSIEHFEDIKKCLNYTKADAVMCAEILLEKPYFFSNKNIDAVNIVNEYFELYLKYESNTKYLKGHLFKFLYKYFQVHTDLRDLLNNCHTLNDYINFKNVLNERKNMGTLTETSYSWYRRYRKDI; encoded by the coding sequence ATGAACAACCAATACTATGATTGCTATGTagagaaaaaagaatatgaaaaaagttTTTGGGAATCTTTAGGAAAacctaaatatatatcagcACCTATGGTGGACCTTAGTGAATTACCATTTCGCTTATTGtgtagaaaatataattgtGATTTAACATTTACTCCTATGTTACATTCAAAAAATTTTGTGGAACATGAAAAGTATAGGAAAggatattttaaaagttGTGACATGGATAAACCAGTGATTGCACAATTTTGTGGGAATGATTcgaaaatattattagaagctataaattttataaaagatgATGTTAATGCTGTTGATATAAATTTAGGTTGTCCTCAACAGATAGCTAAAAAAGGTAATTATGGAgcttttttattacataaacATGATGAAGTAGTTAATTTAATATCtgatataacaaataattgTGTTATACCCATAACATGTAAAATTCGAAAAATAGATAATGATTATCAAAAGACATTAAATTTATGTTATGATTTACAAAGTAGAGgtataaaaatgattacTGTTCATGGGAGaacaaaagaagaaaaaggtataaatataaaacagtgtgattatgaaattataagaattattaaaGAAAGATTAAATATTCCTATAATAGCTAATGGATCTATTGAGCATTTtgaagatattaaaaaatgccTAAATTATACAAAAGCTGACGCAGTTATGTGTGCAGAAATATTACTTGAAAAACCAtactttttttcaaataaaaacattGATGCTGTAAATATTGTAAATGAATACTTCGaactatatttaaaatatgaatcaaatacaaaatatttaaaaggaCATTTATTTAAGTtcctatataaatatttccaAGTTCATACTGATTTACgtgatttattaaataattgcCACACATTGAATGATtacattaattttaaaaatgtactAAACGAAAGGAAGAATATGGGAACATTAACAGAGACGTCTTATAGTTGGTACAGGCGTTACAGAAAggatatataa
- a CDS encoding WD repeat-containing protein, putative encodes MNKKGNKRPLGESLNVPLNSNILNEDNEDKKYVYPSIGNFPIIINNDMLIYGYGKYLLFFCLKDMKFIKIIDDHQSAIRSLDKFKEGNFFLTTGDDKTIIIYDKNWCKYMKILHKKKIVKAYFLKEVQESEHFKILFIDKYGDIYIYKPPENLTNKNNNKIQINDKDDNYETVQLLYLYDSLNDVEAKDEDIFFMKEFDQEFHEDILLKDSDDDEKNKDSVNYDKYEQNDNCVDKCVDNCVDKCVDNCDDNYVDNCDDNYVDNCDDNYVDNCDDNYVDNCVDNYDDNYENILNEKNKAININSIKKKLEIHYAECFKNENLLYPIHTCNSSVISLYYDDKFLIIGDRDEKIRIIKNKKIHKIYNFYLNHKLFITCVELINEHIFCSTSADCYVHLWNIKKKEVVDSLYLDMNFLCKYVQLSSLFPNKSNTENYKFLISILYFHKKSFSLFAIIENVKGFLIIPLKEQKENNNDNNNLMAFDEEKIYFYELKEHVLSFTFLSLNNQKDVLLFVDREKGYLHKINLNDDNSLSKDIKIFPHSFFNSADMIDIGLINYWKHTTIEGIIN; translated from the exons atgaataaaaaggGTAATAAAAGGCCCCTTGGCGAATCATTAAACGTTCCTCTaaattcaaatattttaaatgaggataatgaagataaaaaGTATGTGTATCCAAGTATAGGGAATTTCcctataattataaataatgatatgttGATATATGGATatggaaaatatttattgtttttttgtttaaaagACATGaagtttataaaaataatagatgATCATCAGAGTGCTATAAGATCATTAGATAAATTTAAGGaaggtaatttttttttaacaacaGGAGATGATAAgacaataattatatatgataaaaattggtgtaaatatatgaaaatattacacaaaaaaaaaattgttaaagcatattttttaaaagaagtTCAAGAAAGTgaacattttaaaattttatttattgataaGTATggagatatatatatatataagccACCAGAAAAtcttacaaataaaaataataacaagatACAAATAAATGACAAAGACGATAATTATGAAACTGTTCAATTATTATACTTATATGATTCTTTAAATGATGTTGAAGCGAAAGatgaagatatattttttatgaaagaATTTGATCAGGAATTTCATgaggatatattattaaaagatagtgatgatgatgaaaaaaataaagactCGGTTAATTATGAcaaatatgaacaaaatgataattGTGTTGATAAATGTGTTGATAATTGTGTTGATAAATGTGTTGATAATtgtgatgataattatgTTGATAATtgtgatgataattatgTTGATAATtgtgatgataattatgTTGATAATtgtgatgataattatgTTGATAATTGTGttgataattatgatgataattatgaaaacatattaaatgaaaaaaataaagcaataaatataaattcaataaaaaaaaaattggagATTCATTATGCtgaatgttttaaaaatgagaatttattatatccaaTCCATACATGTAATTCTAGTgtaatttctttatattatgatgataaatttttaataataggAGATAGAgatgaaaaaataagaattattaaaaataaaaaaattcataaaatatacaacttttatttaaatcataaattatttataacatgtgttgaattaataaatgaacatattttttgttcaaCATCAGCTGATTGTTATGTACATTTAtggaatattaaaaaaaaagaagttgTCGATTCTTTATATCTGGATATGAATTTCTTATGTAAGTATGTACAGTTATCATCTCTATTTCCTAACAAATCAAATACGgagaattataaatttttaattagtattttatattttcataaaaaaagttTTTCTCTCTTCGCTATTATCGAAAATGTGAAAGGTTTCTTAATCATACCCTTAAAAGaacaaaaggaaaataataatgataataataatttgatgGCCTTcgatgaagaaaaaatttatttttatgaattaaAAGAGCATGTGTTatcatttacatttttaagtTTAAATAATCAGAAAGATGTTCTCTTATTCGTTGACAGGGAGAAAGGTTACTTacacaaaataaatttaaatgatgataatagtTTGTCTAAGGATATAAAGATCTTTCCTCACTCTTTTTTCAACTCAGCAGATATGAtag ATATTGGCCTGATTAATTATTGGAAGCACACAACAATCGAGGGgataattaattaa